From a single Pempheris klunzingeri isolate RE-2024b chromosome 2, fPemKlu1.hap1, whole genome shotgun sequence genomic region:
- the pmepa1 gene encoding protein TMEPAI translates to MLNLMAVLNATAANVSCTCNCERFTSLQSMEITQLEFVQILVIVVVMMVMVVVITCLLNHYRLSARSLLSRHAPTHRRHLPLANEGGLWSSEGTGTNGGLSEHQVYNPRPPDRGVPSSYLQRDPQHTQSQRFQHTYAPSRFQPTYPYLPQSLIDLPPTICLSDGEEPPPYQGPCTLQLRDPEQQMELNRESVRAPPNRTVFDSHPLDPPSSCLQASLQAPPPSVHPGVSVLEAQEASSRLQKQGSQVDGAPPAYSEVIGHFYHPTSLPPDHGHRTVSSPQPPLSSLIHGLLRPPPPRPGSVDNRNARNTKEKSQKPQQV, encoded by the exons ATGTTGAACTTGATGGCTGTTTTGAACGCGACCGCCGCCAATGTCTCGTGCACATGCAACTGTGAGAGGTTCACGTCCCTGCAGAGCATGGAGATCA cccaGTTGGAGTTCGTCCAGATCCTGGTGAtcgtggtggtgatgatggtgatggtcgTGGTCATCACCTGTCTGCTGAACCACTACCGTCTATCAGCGCGCTCCCTCCTCTCCAGACACGCCCCCACACACAGGAGACACCTGCCGTTGGCCAAC GAGGGGGGTCTGTGGTCGTCTGAGGGTACGGGGACAAACGGCGGTCTAAGTGAG CACCAGGTGTACAACCCCCGCCCTCCAGACAGAGGCGTGCCCTCGTCCTACCTACAGCGGGACCCTCAGCACACCCAGTCCCAGCGCTTCCAGCACACCTACGCCCCGAGCCGCTTCCAGCCCACGTACCCCTACCTGCCCCAGAGCCTCATCGACCTGCCCCCCACCATCTGCCTCTCCGACGGGGAGGAGCCCCCGCCGTACCAGGGCCCCTGCACCCTGCAGCTTCGAGACCCGGAGCAGCAGATGGAGCTGAACCGCGAGTCTGTCAGAGCGCCGCCCAACCGGACGGTGTTTGACTCGCACCCCCTCGACCCCCCCAGCTCCTGCCTGCAGGCCAG TCTCCAGGCCCCTCCTCCGAGCGTCCACCCGGGCGTCAGCGTGTTAGAAGCCCAGGAGGCCTCGTCCCGCCTGCAGAAGCAGGGCTCACAGGTAGACGGCGCCCCCCCGGCCTACAGCGAGGTGATCGGACACTTCTACCACCCGACATCCCTGCCTCCGGACCACGGCCACCGGACTGTATCGTCCCCACAGCCGCCGCTGTCCTCGCTCATACACGGCCTGCTCCGCCCTCCGCCGCCGCGGCCGGGCAGCGTGGACAACAGGAACGCAAGGAATACGAAGGAGAAATCCCAGAAGCCCCAGCAGGTGTGA